Proteins from a genomic interval of Peromyscus leucopus breed LL Stock chromosome 12, UCI_PerLeu_2.1, whole genome shotgun sequence:
- the Rwdd2b gene encoding RWD domain-containing protein 2B — protein MVELEQAEAQLSELDLLASMFPGENELIVNDQLALAELKHCIEKRTMEERSSQVYFTINMNLDLTEEAMVMFSLSCTLPFKYPTVLPEITVRSVSLSRSQQTQLNTDLIAYLQKTCLGDVCILNATEWVREHASDYVNRDASPSPAKESPAQPLDLTLTRLWIYSHHIYNKCKRKSILEWAKELSLSGFSMPGKPGVVCVEGPQSACEEFWSRLRKLNWKRILIRHREDIPFDSTKDEMEKQRIFSSFEEKVFSVHGARGNHMDFGQLYQFLNARGCGDVFQMFFGVEGQ, from the exons atggttgagctggaacaggcaGAGGCCCAGCTGTCCGAGTTAGACCTCCTGGCCAGTATGTTCCCAGGAGAGAATGAGCTCATAGTGAACGACCAACTGGCATTAGCAGAGCTGAAACACTGTATTGAGAAGAGGACAATGGAGGAGCGGTCATCACAAGTATATTTTACAATCAACATGAACCTGGACTTGACTGAGGAAGCAATG GTGATGTTTTCTCTGTCCTGCACTCTCCCCTTTAAGTACCCTACAGTCCTGCCTGAAATTACTGTCAG ATCAGTATCACTGAGTAGATCCCAGCAGACTCAGCTGAACACAGATCTGATAGCATACCTGCAGAAGACCTGTCTTGGAGATGTCTGTATACTGAATGCCACAGAGTGGGTTAGAGAGCATGCCTCTGACTATGTCAACAGAGATGCCTCGCCTTCCCCCGCCAAggaaagcccagcccagcccctggatctcactctcacGAGGCTCTGGATCTATAGCCATCACATCTACAACAAGTGCAAAAGAAAAAGCATCCTAGAGTGGGCAAAGGAACTGTCCCTGTCTGGGTTCAGCATGCCTGGGAAACCTGGTGTGGTCTGTGTAGAAGGCCCACAGAGTGCTTGCGAAGAGTTCTGGTCAAG ACTCAGAAAATTAAACTGGAAGAGAATTTTAATTCGCCATCGAGAAGACATTCCTTTTGATAGTACAAAGGATGAAATGGAAAAACAACGGATATTTTCCAGTTTTGAAGAAAAGGTCTTCAGTGTCCATGGAGCCAGAGGAAACCACATGGACTTTGGTCAACTGTATCAGTTCTTAAATGccaggggatgtggggatgtttTCCAGATGTTCTTTGGGGTGGAAGGACAGTGA